The following coding sequences are from one Dehalococcoidia bacterium window:
- a CDS encoding DUF2203 domain-containing protein — MPRYWTVEEARAALPEVIGLLEELRRALARQAQAGAAAGVVTPGARLSANGHGASRPDDPLLLARRALERINALGVQVKDVESGLIDFPHLRNGEEVLLCYRLGEADIAFWHGTDTGFAGRRPLSEL; from the coding sequence ATGCCGCGCTACTGGACGGTCGAAGAGGCGCGGGCCGCGTTGCCCGAAGTGATCGGCCTGCTTGAAGAACTGCGGCGGGCGCTGGCACGGCAGGCCCAGGCCGGCGCTGCTGCCGGCGTCGTGACGCCGGGGGCGCGTTTGTCCGCGAACGGCCACGGCGCCTCGCGGCCGGACGACCCGCTGCTGCTGGCCCGGCGGGCGCTCGAGCGGATCAACGCGCTGGGCGTGCAGGTCAAAGATGTGGAGTCCGGGCTGATCGACTTTCCCCATCTGCGCAACGGCGAAGAAGTGCTGCTCTGCTACCGGCTCGGTGAAGCGGACATCGCCTTCTGGCACGGCACGGATACCGGCTTCGCCGGGCGCCGGCCGCTGAGCGAGCTCTGA
- a CDS encoding cupredoxin domain-containing protein yields the protein MPADPTRRCCAVIATAAACLLLGACKASNNHPAATATVSPTRAPAARTAAAVPSTTVVARPGTPGQIVLSAGGAAPDTVTVQAGRAVTFVNSDTVPHHPVSVEANLFDAGQIAPGASAQVTVTAAGLHDWHDAVNPRLSGTIRVVP from the coding sequence ATGCCGGCCGACCCGACGCGCCGGTGCTGCGCCGTGATCGCCACGGCCGCCGCCTGCCTGCTGCTCGGCGCCTGCAAGGCGAGCAACAATCATCCGGCCGCAACCGCGACCGTATCGCCCACGCGAGCGCCCGCCGCGCGCACGGCGGCGGCCGTGCCATCCACAACCGTCGTGGCCCGGCCGGGCACGCCGGGCCAAATCGTGCTGTCGGCCGGGGGCGCGGCGCCGGACACGGTGACGGTGCAGGCGGGCCGCGCCGTGACCTTCGTGAACAGCGACACGGTGCCGCACCATCCCGTCTCGGTCGAGGCCAACTTGTTCGACGCGGGTCAGATCGCCCCCGGCGCCTCGGCGCAGGTGACGGTCACGGCGGCCGGTCTGCACGACTGGCACGACGCCGTCAACCCCCGCCTCAGCGGCACGATCCGTGTCGTTCCTTAG
- a CDS encoding 1,4-alpha-glucan branching protein domain-containing protein yields MGEEPIGAFSFVLHSHLPYCRRAGRWPHGEEWLHEAASETYLPLLDVLRGLQGRGVPFNLTIGITPILAEQLADGTVRANLRDFMEEKHARAAEDVQRFAHAGDDRRLAAARWYRGRYERLLALYEELGGSVLSGFKALQDAGLLEIATSAATHGYMPLMERDSTISAQFAVGAQSYRRHFGREPRSCWLPECAYRPSFMAELGGQRYVKPGVQTFMAENGLNLFFVETHTLEGGAPVGKAQGDAVGPYGSIPRRYVVPLPDYPPPRDRTTFLPYWVETPDVAVLGRNSRTGLQVWSASHGYPGDFDYREFHKRDGVSGLHYWRVTGAGVDLGEKDRWDPAVAFDRTNSHADHFAGLVEDELNGYRARAGGPGIIAAAYDTELFGHWWFEGIEWLGKVLERLSRRPGIALSSAGGWVAAHPAEEVLALPESSWGQAGNHFTWLNADTEWMWPIIHAGERRMERLVEQHPAAEGGLAIVLNQCARELLLLESSDWPFLVTTGQAREYAIERFESHVDRFNRLAAFADSGEPGPAGCTLAEELWELDKVFPMIDYRLFRSREPAAG; encoded by the coding sequence ATGGGCGAGGAACCGATCGGCGCCTTCTCCTTCGTTCTGCATAGCCACCTGCCCTACTGCCGCCGCGCCGGCCGCTGGCCGCACGGCGAAGAGTGGCTGCACGAGGCGGCCTCGGAAACGTATCTGCCGCTGCTGGACGTGCTGCGCGGGCTGCAAGGGCGCGGCGTGCCGTTCAACCTCACGATCGGCATCACGCCGATCCTGGCCGAGCAGCTCGCCGATGGCACCGTGCGCGCCAACCTGCGCGACTTCATGGAAGAGAAGCACGCGCGCGCCGCCGAGGACGTGCAGCGCTTCGCACACGCGGGCGACGATCGCCGGCTGGCCGCGGCGCGCTGGTATCGCGGCCGGTACGAGCGGCTGTTGGCGCTGTATGAGGAGCTGGGCGGCAGCGTGCTCAGCGGCTTCAAAGCCTTGCAAGACGCGGGGCTGCTGGAGATCGCCACCAGCGCCGCCACGCATGGCTACATGCCCCTGATGGAGCGGGACTCGACGATCAGCGCCCAGTTCGCTGTCGGAGCGCAATCGTACCGCCGCCACTTCGGCCGCGAGCCGCGCAGTTGCTGGCTGCCCGAGTGCGCCTACCGGCCCTCGTTCATGGCCGAGCTGGGCGGCCAGCGCTACGTGAAGCCCGGCGTGCAGACCTTCATGGCCGAGAACGGGCTCAACCTCTTCTTCGTGGAGACGCACACACTCGAAGGCGGCGCGCCCGTCGGCAAGGCGCAGGGCGACGCGGTCGGTCCCTACGGCAGCATTCCGCGGCGCTACGTCGTGCCGCTGCCCGACTATCCGCCGCCGCGCGACCGCACGACCTTCCTGCCCTACTGGGTCGAGACGCCCGACGTAGCCGTGCTGGGCCGCAACAGCCGCACCGGCTTGCAGGTCTGGTCCGCCTCGCACGGCTACCCCGGCGACTTCGACTACCGCGAGTTTCACAAGCGCGACGGTGTCTCCGGCCTGCACTACTGGCGCGTGACCGGCGCCGGCGTCGACCTGGGTGAGAAGGATCGCTGGGATCCGGCTGTGGCCTTCGATCGCACCAACTCGCACGCCGACCATTTCGCCGGGCTCGTCGAGGACGAGCTGAACGGCTACCGGGCGCGCGCCGGCGGGCCGGGCATCATCGCCGCGGCGTACGATACGGAACTGTTTGGCCACTGGTGGTTTGAGGGCATCGAGTGGCTGGGCAAGGTGCTGGAGCGGCTGAGCCGGCGGCCGGGCATCGCCCTCAGTTCCGCGGGCGGCTGGGTGGCCGCGCATCCTGCTGAAGAGGTGCTGGCGCTGCCGGAAAGCTCGTGGGGGCAGGCGGGCAATCACTTCACCTGGCTCAACGCCGACACGGAATGGATGTGGCCGATCATCCACGCGGGCGAGCGCCGCATGGAGCGGCTGGTGGAGCAACATCCGGCCGCGGAGGGCGGCCTGGCGATCGTGCTGAACCAGTGTGCCCGCGAGCTGCTGCTGCTGGAGTCGAGCGACTGGCCATTCCTCGTCACCACCGGCCAGGCGCGCGAGTACGCGATCGAGCGCTTCGAGAGCCACGTGGACCGCTTCAACCGGTTGGCCGCGTTCGCCGACAGCGGCGAACCGGGGCCGGCCGGGTGTACGCTGGCCGAGGAGCTGTGGGAGCTGGACAAGGTCTTTCCCATGATCGACTACCGGCTTTTCCGCAGCCGCGAGCCGGCCGCTGGTTGA
- a CDS encoding ABC transporter permease translates to MGDGETVANAKTSLNATTATARSTSAVQALAEPEERLAPKRFKAARTFFTHKPLGVFGLALIVVLGFLALFGHWVAPYGAETRFTVRPQAAAPAANTNPDDVSCVTPECTAKAHAQAAQAISNTGPSAKHWFGTDGGSRDLFTRVILGARRSLGVGLGSLLIGTFLGVVLGGLSAYVGGTFDTVTQRVMDALQAFPPLLFLLLLTAVGQPSIALITAGIGIVATPQISRIARSTVLQVRALPFVEAAQVIGAPDRRILVSHILPNIWAPVIVIFTIGVGAGILAEAALSFLGVAPVGVSWGYMTYEGTQLIKQAPSEAIFAGAAISLAVLGFNIVGDALRDVLDPRLRAR, encoded by the coding sequence ATGGGGGACGGCGAAACCGTGGCGAATGCGAAGACCTCATTGAACGCGACGACTGCCACCGCGAGGAGTACGAGCGCGGTTCAGGCCCTGGCGGAGCCGGAAGAGCGGCTGGCGCCGAAGCGCTTCAAAGCCGCGCGCACCTTCTTCACCCACAAGCCGCTCGGCGTCTTCGGCCTCGCGCTCATCGTCGTGCTCGGTTTCCTCGCGCTGTTCGGGCACTGGGTCGCGCCGTATGGCGCCGAAACGCGCTTCACCGTCAGGCCGCAAGCGGCAGCACCGGCGGCCAACACGAATCCCGACGATGTTTCTTGCGTGACTCCTGAGTGCACCGCGAAGGCGCACGCGCAGGCCGCGCAGGCGATCTCGAACACCGGTCCATCAGCGAAGCACTGGTTCGGCACTGACGGCGGCTCGCGTGACCTCTTCACCCGCGTCATTCTCGGCGCGCGGCGCTCGCTCGGCGTCGGTCTGGGCTCGTTGCTGATCGGCACCTTCCTCGGCGTCGTGCTGGGCGGTCTCTCCGCCTACGTCGGCGGCACGTTCGACACGGTCACCCAGCGGGTGATGGATGCGCTGCAGGCCTTCCCGCCGCTGCTGTTTCTGCTCTTGCTCACGGCCGTGGGCCAGCCCAGCATCGCCCTGATCACGGCCGGCATCGGCATCGTGGCCACGCCGCAGATCTCACGCATCGCCCGCAGCACGGTCTTGCAGGTGCGCGCCCTGCCCTTCGTTGAAGCGGCGCAGGTGATCGGCGCACCCGACCGTCGCATCCTCGTCTCGCACATCCTGCCCAATATCTGGGCGCCGGTGATCGTGATCTTCACGATCGGCGTGGGCGCCGGCATCCTCGCCGAAGCGGCGCTCTCCTTCCTCGGCGTCGCCCCCGTCGGCGTCTCCTGGGGCTACATGACGTATGAGGGCACGCAGTTGATCAAGCAGGCGCCTAGCGAAGCGATCTTCGCCGGCGCCGCGATCTCACTTGCGGTGCTCGGTTTTAACATCGTGGGCGACGCGCTGCGCGATGTGCTCGACCCCCGCCTGCGGGCGCGCTGA
- the ugpC gene encoding sn-glycerol-3-phosphate ABC transporter ATP-binding protein UgpC gives MARVYLENVTKRFEGGVIAVNDLSLEIRDQEFLVLVGPSGCGKSTALRMIAGLEQITDGSIYIGERRVNEVPPRDRDIAMVFQSYALYPHMSVYDNMAFGLKLRHVPRRDIESRVQEAAQILSIEALLKRKPRQLSGGQRQRVALGRAIVREPQAFLMDEPLSNLDAKLRVETRAQIVKLHHRLRTTTIYVTHDQVEAMTMGDRIAVMRDGILQQLDTPQALYDRPANVFVAGFIGSPTMNMLPMAVHAEGGEVELVRESVRLSVPASLAGGIAHYNGQDVIVGLRPEDVGDRAEADWSAGTLPATVDVLEPLGSEAFLYGTVGGQTVIARVNPRAQFGIGDHVQLQANLNHLHVFDQESGVNLLHPAAELVGAR, from the coding sequence ATGGCCAGGGTCTACCTGGAAAACGTCACCAAGCGCTTCGAAGGCGGCGTGATCGCGGTCAACGACCTTTCGCTGGAGATCCGCGATCAGGAGTTTCTGGTGCTCGTCGGGCCGTCCGGCTGCGGCAAGTCGACGGCGCTGCGCATGATCGCCGGCCTCGAACAGATCACCGACGGCAGCATCTACATCGGCGAGCGCCGCGTGAACGAGGTGCCGCCGCGCGACCGCGATATCGCTATGGTCTTCCAGAGCTACGCGCTCTATCCGCACATGAGCGTCTACGACAACATGGCTTTCGGCCTGAAGCTGCGCCATGTGCCCAGGCGCGATATCGAGTCGCGCGTACAGGAGGCGGCGCAGATCCTGAGCATCGAGGCGCTGCTCAAGCGCAAGCCGCGCCAGCTCTCCGGCGGCCAGCGCCAGCGCGTCGCGCTGGGCCGGGCGATCGTGCGCGAGCCGCAGGCCTTCCTCATGGATGAGCCGCTCTCCAACCTCGACGCCAAGCTGCGCGTGGAGACGCGCGCCCAGATCGTCAAGCTGCACCACCGCCTGCGCACGACGACGATCTACGTCACGCACGACCAGGTCGAGGCGATGACGATGGGCGATCGCATCGCCGTGATGCGCGACGGCATCTTGCAGCAGCTCGACACGCCGCAGGCGCTGTACGACCGGCCCGCCAATGTGTTTGTGGCCGGCTTCATCGGCAGCCCGACGATGAACATGCTGCCCATGGCCGTGCACGCCGAGGGCGGCGAGGTTGAGCTGGTGCGCGAGAGCGTGCGGCTGTCCGTGCCGGCGAGTTTGGCCGGCGGCATCGCGCACTACAACGGCCAGGACGTGATCGTGGGGTTGCGGCCGGAGGACGTCGGCGACCGGGCGGAGGCCGATTGGTCGGCCGGCACGCTGCCGGCGACGGTGGATGTGCTCGAGCCGCTGGGCAGCGAGGCGTTCCTCTACGGCACGGTGGGCGGCCAGACGGTGATCGCCCGCGTCAACCCGCGCGCCCAGTTCGGCATCGGCGACCATGTGCAGCTGCAGGCCAACCTGAACCACCTGCACGTCTTCGATCAGGAGAGCGGCGTAAACCTGCTCCACCCGGCGGCGGAGCTGGTGGGCGCACGGTAG
- a CDS encoding ABC transporter substrate-binding protein, with the protein MADSNYWTRLAGRRLARRTFVQRGAMVGAGAAGIVLVGCSSSNNNKKNAAATTAATATKAAATASSVATAAATAAPAGTAAPAGTARPAAPAGSPAAAAGGAIQNTTYGKPSGTLQKLDMPKTTGGTWRQFSYDALPPDNLDPHQSGFGPMWGIWSMLFSKLLVFDDPSTEALSPDLATAMPEQPDPLTYTFKLNPNAKWQTKTPLAPNNALGGKAVTAADVVYSFQRQMNAKSPRAGNYPNLYSLLSMVDKIEAPDATTVKFTTKAPAAPFLAIVAGPTSSIISQTLVDAASDEMNSPDKLIGSGPFILDQFQALKIVRYLKNPDWHLKDSGFAKGRPFLDVIENTWIPGDDNAIEAAIKAKQVDFVQYNNYSNGARVAKENAGMQLISVPVTGPIGGLLPVDHGPFKDARYRQAVSIAVDRNAMGNTVYQGRYRLNGLISWPVTHWAIPQSDLLKKPGYRYDNPADRDADIKQAKQLFDAAGGAAGMPAGTEIIYSNTPGYIPAYFPQLQKNLQDVLGFKFNGHEDTTGYTEIIAALLQHKFDFYWSYGNGVADLDEWVYNGLHSGSPYNLTGLADKDLDAMLDKQRGDFNYETRRQTGYDIQNYMLDKVFQNIGMICLIDDFNAWNYLHNVPMVPWFQYYHLWANVWIDNTDPTFKGRPA; encoded by the coding sequence ATGGCCGATAGCAATTACTGGACGAGGCTAGCAGGCCGCCGCCTGGCCCGGCGGACGTTCGTACAGCGGGGGGCGATGGTGGGCGCCGGCGCGGCCGGCATTGTGCTGGTCGGCTGCAGCTCGTCGAACAACAACAAAAAGAACGCAGCCGCCACAACCGCGGCCACGGCGACGAAGGCCGCGGCGACGGCATCGTCTGTTGCCACCGCGGCGGCGACGGCCGCGCCCGCGGGCACCGCCGCGCCCGCGGGCACCGCACGCCCCGCCGCTCCTGCCGGCTCGCCGGCCGCCGCCGCGGGCGGCGCGATTCAGAACACCACCTACGGCAAGCCGAGCGGCACGTTGCAGAAGCTCGACATGCCGAAGACCACGGGCGGCACCTGGCGCCAGTTCAGCTACGACGCGCTGCCGCCGGACAACCTCGACCCGCACCAGTCGGGCTTCGGCCCGATGTGGGGCATCTGGTCGATGCTGTTCAGCAAGCTGCTGGTCTTCGACGATCCGTCGACGGAGGCGCTCTCGCCGGACCTCGCCACCGCGATGCCCGAGCAACCGGATCCACTCACCTATACGTTCAAGCTCAACCCGAACGCCAAGTGGCAGACGAAGACGCCGCTGGCGCCCAACAATGCGCTTGGCGGCAAGGCCGTGACGGCCGCCGACGTGGTCTACAGCTTCCAGCGGCAGATGAACGCCAAGAGCCCGCGCGCCGGCAACTACCCCAACCTCTACAGCCTGCTCTCGATGGTCGACAAGATCGAAGCGCCCGACGCCACCACCGTCAAGTTCACGACCAAGGCGCCGGCCGCCCCGTTCCTCGCGATCGTCGCCGGCCCGACGAGCTCGATCATCAGCCAGACGCTGGTCGACGCCGCGTCGGACGAGATGAACTCGCCGGACAAGCTGATCGGCTCCGGGCCGTTCATTCTCGACCAGTTCCAGGCGCTGAAGATCGTCCGCTACCTGAAGAACCCGGACTGGCACCTGAAGGACTCCGGCTTCGCTAAGGGCAGGCCGTTCCTCGATGTGATCGAGAACACCTGGATCCCCGGCGACGACAATGCGATCGAGGCGGCGATCAAGGCCAAGCAGGTCGACTTCGTCCAGTACAACAACTACTCGAACGGCGCCCGCGTCGCCAAGGAGAACGCGGGCATGCAGCTGATCTCCGTCCCGGTGACGGGTCCGATCGGCGGTCTGCTGCCCGTGGATCACGGCCCGTTCAAGGACGCCCGTTACCGCCAGGCGGTCAGCATCGCCGTGGACCGCAACGCCATGGGCAACACGGTCTACCAGGGCCGCTACCGCCTGAACGGCCTGATCTCCTGGCCGGTGACGCACTGGGCGATTCCGCAGTCGGACCTGCTGAAGAAGCCCGGCTACCGCTACGACAACCCGGCCGACCGCGACGCGGACATCAAGCAGGCGAAGCAGCTCTTTGACGCGGCCGGCGGCGCCGCGGGCATGCCGGCCGGCACGGAGATCATTTACTCGAACACGCCGGGCTACATTCCCGCGTACTTCCCGCAGCTGCAGAAGAATCTGCAGGACGTGCTCGGCTTCAAGTTCAACGGGCACGAGGACACGACCGGCTACACCGAGATCATCGCCGCGCTGCTGCAGCACAAGTTCGACTTCTACTGGAGCTACGGCAACGGCGTCGCCGACCTGGATGAGTGGGTGTACAACGGCCTGCACTCCGGCTCGCCGTACAACCTCACCGGTCTTGCCGACAAAGACCTGGATGCGATGCTCGACAAGCAGCGCGGCGACTTCAACTACGAGACGCGCCGCCAGACGGGCTACGACATCCAGAACTACATGCTGGACAAGGTCTTCCAGAACATCGGCATGATCTGCCTGATCGATGACTTCAACGCCTGGAACTACCTGC
- a CDS encoding ABC transporter permease, whose protein sequence is MQRYIIRRLLLAIPVIWMVVTLVFFVSHVRPSRAEQLAASCQLSKEICARNKHAIQVQLGEDKPLVVQYVRYVGHLLVGDLGKSLTAPYNPVRTELGNRAGPSIELGLIQIILATIIAIPIGVLAAVRQDSWVDYVLRIFSIGLLAIPSFFLAPLMLLFTIKTFNWTPSLNQTAYRSLFDDPLRNLSIMLLPALAGAFASSAAIMRLLRSQMLEVTRQDFVRTATAKGLRQSVVVMRHTLKNAMIPVITIIGLLTAGLIGGNVVLESIFNIPGIGLYLVTELRLNDLPVVLGAVISVAVVIVLTNILVDVAYAWFDPRIRYS, encoded by the coding sequence GTGCAGCGCTACATCATCCGGCGCCTGTTGCTCGCCATTCCAGTCATCTGGATGGTCGTAACGCTGGTGTTTTTTGTCAGCCACGTGCGGCCGTCACGCGCCGAGCAACTTGCCGCCTCGTGCCAGCTCTCCAAGGAGATCTGCGCACGCAACAAGCACGCCATTCAGGTTCAGCTCGGCGAAGATAAGCCGCTGGTGGTGCAGTACGTGCGCTACGTCGGCCATCTCCTTGTCGGCGACCTCGGCAAGTCTTTGACGGCGCCGTACAATCCGGTGCGCACCGAGCTGGGCAATCGCGCCGGCCCCTCGATCGAGCTCGGCCTGATTCAGATCATTCTCGCGACGATCATCGCCATTCCCATCGGCGTGCTGGCCGCGGTGCGGCAGGATTCGTGGGTTGACTATGTCTTACGCATCTTCTCCATCGGTCTGCTCGCCATTCCATCATTTTTCCTCGCCCCGCTGATGTTGCTCTTCACGATCAAGACCTTCAACTGGACGCCAAGTTTGAATCAGACGGCCTATCGCTCGTTATTCGACGATCCGCTGCGCAACTTATCGATCATGCTTTTGCCGGCACTGGCCGGCGCCTTCGCCTCAAGTGCGGCGATCATGCGCCTGCTGCGCTCACAGATGCTGGAAGTGACCCGACAGGACTTCGTGCGCACGGCAACGGCCAAGGGCCTGCGCCAATCGGTGGTTGTGATGCGCCATACGCTGAAGAACGCAATGATCCCCGTAATCACGATCATCGGTCTGCTGACGGCCGGCCTGATCGGCGGTAACGTCGTACTCGAGTCGATTTTCAATATCCCGGGCATCGGCTTGTACCTGGTGACCGAGCTGCGGCTCAACGATCTGCCCGTGGTGCTCGGCGCGGTCATCTCCGTCGCCGTGGTGATCGTGCTGACGAATATCCTCGTTGATGTGGCATACGCCTGGTTCGATCCTCGAATCCGCTACTCGTGA